A region of the Rubripirellula tenax genome:
TCCCCCAACATCTGTCGCGACAATCGGAACGCCCGCAAACATCGCTTCTAATAGGGCAAAGGATCCGCCATCCGATTTCGACGGAAGCACGAATACTCTTGCCCGACCCAGCAATTCAGCGACCCGGTCGGTCTCGCCAATCAAACGGACACGTTTTTCTAGCCCCATCGCATAGATCTGACCTTGCAACTCCGCTCGACACACTCCGTCGCCCGCGATCAAAACTTCGATCGCCGGTTCTCGTTTGAGCATTTGCGAAGCGGCGTCAATCAAGGTCGAGACGCCCTTCTCGGGGCACAGCTTGGCCAAGCAAACCACATAGGGTCGATCATGATGCGAGGAAGCGACGCGATCGCGTTCGAAATCGTTGCCGCCAAGACCGGGTCGGATGACCGACACACGCTTCGACTCAACCCCCATCTCGATCACCCGGTCGCGGATATCTTGCGAGATGGCGACGAATTGATGGGTCAATCGCGATGCTTGGCGGGCCATCCATTCTTGACGGGAACTCAAACCAAATCCACGTCCGTGTTGCGTGTGGATGATGGAGCGAACGCCCGCCAATCGAGCGGCCGGTGCCGCATAAATCAGAGGCAGTGAATCGTGCGAATGAACGACATCCGCACGAATTTTTCTGAAGAACCGATAAAGTTCAATCATCAAGCCGGGATGAAAACCATCATCGCGGTGCATGCATACGACGGGCACATTCATCGAGCGCAGCTGCTCGCCGACCGATCCAATGTGGCCCAATGACGCCACGGTCAAATGATACCGGCTAGGATCAGCGTGCTTGGCAAACTGAACAATTTGCTTTTCAAGTCCGCCTACGTCTAAGCCGAATGTCACATGCGCGACGCGAATTCGGTCGTTATTCATCAAGGCAATTTGAGAGAGTTAGCCGACAGGTTCGAGTACCAACTCGTGATTGTCGACATCAATGCGGGTTTCCTGCAACCAGTCGTCGGACAGACCCCGAACAGACTCGCGAACAATTGGAACGCGTTGAATCCCGAACAATGCCGTAGCGGATGCCTTCGATACCCCAAACATTTTCAAGAATGTTGCCAAAACGATTCGCAGGTCAAGAAGCGACGTCGCGCTGAAGATGTACTCAATATCGAGCTCGAACTTACGCTTCACACAATTGATGGTTTCGTCAGGATCCAAATTCACCTGTGCCAATCCGGTGACCCCGGGCATGACGCCAAGGCGATGGCCGTAACCCGGAATTTCGGCTTCGATTTTGGCAATGATTTCGGGTCGTTCGGGCCGTGGTCCGACGAAACACATTTCCCCGCGAATGATATTGACCAGCTGGGGAAGTTCGTCGAGATGAAACAATCGCAGGTAGTAACCGATGACCGTCACCCGGGGATCGTCCTTGGTTGACCACACGGCTCCCGTTTCGCCCTCCGCGTCTTCCACCATCGATCGAAATTTGTAGATATAGAACGGACGTCTCCACAGGCCGGATCTGACCTGCCGGTAAATGACCGGCCCAGGACTCGAAAAATGGACGGCCAACGCCAACACGCCAATCAATGGGCTTACAACAATCAACATGCCGAGTGCTAGCACCCTCTCGGTACACTGACGAAGCAGCGAAGGCGGTTGAATCGGAAGTGTCGGTTCAGCGGCTACCCGACCGTCATCAACCGTGACAGGTTGCCGAGTTAGGGTTGGAGTTAGATCACTCATGTCAAAATCTTTGCCGAGCTGTAAGTTTGCCGAACTGTGAAATTGCAAAAGGTGCGGGAGCTAAGTCGTGACCAGGGTGGCGAGGGAAGAGCGGCTAGAATCCATTCGGGTGGCACACTGAATTGATTGAGACCTGTACCAGCACGAGCTTCCTATCGACGATCTCGCGGACATGTCACGCAGGTCTCCCCAAAATATGGGCTGTCAGGGGCGTTTCGTCG
Encoded here:
- a CDS encoding glycosyltransferase, which codes for MNNDRIRVAHVTFGLDVGGLEKQIVQFAKHADPSRYHLTVASLGHIGSVGEQLRSMNVPVVCMHRDDGFHPGLMIELYRFFRKIRADVVHSHDSLPLIYAAPAARLAGVRSIIHTQHGRGFGLSSRQEWMARQASRLTHQFVAISQDIRDRVIEMGVESKRVSVIRPGLGGNDFERDRVASSHHDRPYVVCLAKLCPEKGVSTLIDAASQMLKREPAIEVLIAGDGVCRAELQGQIYAMGLEKRVRLIGETDRVAELLGRARVFVLPSKSDGGSFALLEAMFAGVPIVATDVGGTTDVIRDDINGRLVPPQDPTAMANAIVDLWNDANTGARLVAEGHRIATNDFDIQQVLCQYEAHYELSLDERRKSSRGRARAKVVAL
- a CDS encoding sugar transferase yields the protein MSDLTPTLTRQPVTVDDGRVAAEPTLPIQPPSLLRQCTERVLALGMLIVVSPLIGVLALAVHFSSPGPVIYRQVRSGLWRRPFYIYKFRSMVEDAEGETGAVWSTKDDPRVTVIGYYLRLFHLDELPQLVNIIRGEMCFVGPRPERPEIIAKIEAEIPGYGHRLGVMPGVTGLAQVNLDPDETINCVKRKFELDIEYIFSATSLLDLRIVLATFLKMFGVSKASATALFGIQRVPIVRESVRGLSDDWLQETRIDVDNHELVLEPVG